One genomic window of Gossypium hirsutum isolate 1008001.06 chromosome D11, Gossypium_hirsutum_v2.1, whole genome shotgun sequence includes the following:
- the LOC121223371 gene encoding dormancy-associated protein homolog 3 isoform X1 — protein MGLLDQLWDDTVAGPRPDNGLGKLRKHSTFTFRPNSAKESDGGSVRSYGDEAPEEATRVTRSIMIVKPPGYQSGSPPVSPAGSTPPVSPFSGGRESYRFRRRSTSDAYEKANEVGPRSPCPPPYDV, from the exons ATGGGGCTGCTTGACCAGTTGTGGGATGATACCGTTGCTGGTCCCCGACCCGATAATGGCCTTGGCAAGCTCCGAAAGCACTCCACTTTCACTTTCCGGCCTAACTCTGCCAAGG AATCTGATGGCGGGAGTGTAAGATCGTACGGTGATGAAGCGCCGGAGGAAGCGACGAGAGTGACACGTAGTATTATGATCGTAAAGCCGCCTGGTTACCAGAGCGGATCGCCTCCGGTTTCGCCGGCCGGATCGACCCCTCCGGTATCTCCTTTTTCCg GAGGCAGAGAATCATATCGGTTTCGGAGAAGGTCCACATCGGATGCATACGAGAAGGCTAACGAGGTTGGACCAAGGAGCCCTTGTCCTCCTCCTTACGACGTGTGA
- the LOC121223371 gene encoding dormancy-associated protein homolog 3 isoform X2 has product MGLLDQLWDDTVAGPRPDNGLGKLRKHSTFTFRPNSAKESDGGSVRSYGDEAPEEATRVTRSIMIVKPPGYQSGSPPVSPAGSTPPVSPFSENHIGFGEGPHRMHTRRLTRLDQGALVLLLTTCEI; this is encoded by the exons ATGGGGCTGCTTGACCAGTTGTGGGATGATACCGTTGCTGGTCCCCGACCCGATAATGGCCTTGGCAAGCTCCGAAAGCACTCCACTTTCACTTTCCGGCCTAACTCTGCCAAGG AATCTGATGGCGGGAGTGTAAGATCGTACGGTGATGAAGCGCCGGAGGAAGCGACGAGAGTGACACGTAGTATTATGATCGTAAAGCCGCCTGGTTACCAGAGCGGATCGCCTCCGGTTTCGCCGGCCGGATCGACCCCTCCGGTATCTCCTTTTTCCg AGAATCATATCGGTTTCGGAGAAGGTCCACATCGGATGCATACGAGAAGGCTAACGAGGTTGGACCAAGGAGCCCTTGTCCTCCTCCTTACGACGTGTGAGATATGA
- the LOC107927172 gene encoding serine/threonine-protein phosphatase PP1 isozyme 9: MMKVTMEGSMDKGVLDDIITRLLEGKGSKQVQLSEGEIRQLCINSRQIFLSQPNLLQIHAPIRICGDIHGQYQDLLRLFEFGGYPPSSNYLFLGDYVDRGKQSLETICLLLAYKIRYPDNIFLLRGNHEDAKINRIYGFYDECKRRFNVRLWRVFTDCFNSLPVAALIDGKILCMHGGLSPELENLDQINNIRRPTEIPDNGLLCDLLWSDPDSKVKGWADSDRGISCTFGADVVAEFLQKNDLDLICRGHQVVEDGYEFFAKRRLVTIFSAPNYGGEFDNAGALLSVNEALMCSFEILKPAGAQASPGSSNKLPLKKPPKLF; the protein is encoded by the exons ATGATGAAGGTGACAATGGAAGGAAGCATGGATAAAGGAGTATTGGATGATATAATAACAAGGTTATTGGAAGGTAAAGGAAGCAAACAGGTTCAACTTTCTGAAGGAGAGATCCGTCAGCTTTGTATTAATTCTCGTCAAATCTTCCTCTCACAGCCTAATCTGCTTCAGATTCATGCTCCCATCAGAATCTGTG GTGATATACATGGGCAATACCAAGATCTCTTAAGGCTGTTTGAATTTGGAGGGTACCCTCCATCTTCAAACTACTTATTCCTTGGGGATTATGTGGATCGAGGCAAGCAAAGTTTGGAGACAATTTGTTTGCTTTTGGCCTATAAAATAAGATACCCTGACAACATTTTCCTCTTAAGGGGAAACCATGAAGATGCAAAGATCAATAGGATTTATGGGTTTTATGATGAGTGTAAAAGAAGGTTTAACGTTAGGCTTTGGAGAGTATTCACAGATTGCTTCAACAGTTTGCCTGTGGCTGCACTTATTGATGGGAAGATACTTTGTATGCATGGAGGGTTGTCTCCGGAACTGGAAAATTTGGATCAAATAAACAATATTAGAAGGCCGACCGAAATCCCAGATAACGGTCTTCTCTGCGATCTTCTTTGGTCGGATCCTGATTCTAAGGTCAAAGGTTGGGCGGACAGTGACCGAGGAATCTCGTGTACTTTCGGAGCTGATGTAGTTGCTGAGTTTTTGCAGAAGAATGACCTTGATCTCATATGCCGTGGTCATCAA GTTGTGGAGGATGGCTATGAGTTTTTCGCTAAACGGAGATTAGTAACGATATTTTCAGCTCCGAACTACGGCGGGGAATTCGACAATGCAGGTGCTCTATTGAGTGTCAATGAGGCTCTTATGTGCTCATTCGAGATATTGAAACCAGCCGGTGCTCAAGCCTCACCAGGCAGTTCTAATAAGTTGCCCTTGAAGAAG CCACCAAAGCTTTTCTAG
- the LOC107927173 gene encoding uncharacterized protein At5g01610, translating to MGFFSIQRFIFSSNFLFLFLLVSQSFVPETIALENNKPTAYEVLKDFGFPIGILPKGVVGYDFDHSSGKFSAFLNGSCSFTIEGSYRLKYKNTIKGYLSKGKIASLEGVSVKLFFMWVNIVEVSRRGDDLEFSVGIAGAGFPVDNFEECPQCGCGVNCNDINQQKVGKIWKNPLVSSN from the coding sequence ATGGGTTTTTTCTCAATTCAAAgattcatattttcatcaaattttctcttcctttttcttctcgTTTCACAATCTTTTGTCCCGGAAACAATCGCCCTTGAAAACAACAAGCCAACAGCATATGAAGTTCTCAAAGACTTCGGTTTTCCAATTGGTATTCTCCCAAAAGGTGTTGTGGGCTATGACTTCGACCATTCGTCGGGAAAATTCTCTGCTTTTTTGAACGGTAGTTGTAGTTTCACCATTGAAGGGTCTTACCGATTGAAATACAAGAATACCATTAAAGGGTATTTGTCAAAGGGCAAAATTGCAAGCTTGGAAGGTGTTAGTGTGAAGCTTTTCTTCATGTGGGTTAATATTGTTGAGGTCTCAAGGAGAGGGGATGATCTTGAGTTTTCTGTTGGGATTGCTGGTGCTGGCTTCCCTGTTGATAATTTTGAAGAATGTCCTCAATGTGGGTGTGGGGTGAATTGCAATGATATTAATCAACAAAAAGTAGGGAAGATTTGGAAAAACCCTCTTGTTTCTTCTAATTAG
- the LOC107927236 gene encoding bidirectional sugar transporter SWEET17 yields MSIVYAIKDQKADREVDISLTSVDQSDIFILFHHHLDPTITHCIEVSSPKQSSIVSLIFFSNMVSLITIFGLLGNITTGLVYLAPAKTFWYIMQRRSTEEFDCLPYVVKLLNGYMWVYYGIVKPNSILVATINGFGAVLELVYVTIFLIFAPPRTRAITATLFGVLDVVFPIGAVLVTQIFCNREMQIDVSGFLSLLFSVATYGSPLSIMKTVVSTKSVEYMPFLLSFILFINGLTWTVYAVLTNDWFIGIPNGSGFVLGTTQLVLYAIYWKPKQSKTTSDHVDDGWQHESLMLKN; encoded by the exons ATGTCCATTGTATATGCAATTAAAGATCAGAAAGCCGACAGAGAGGTTGATATATCATTAACTTCAGTGGATCAATCtgatatttttatacttttccaTCACCATTTAGATCCCACAATAACTCACTGCATAGAAGTTTCATCTCCAAAGCAAAGTTCCATTGTTAGTTTAATATTTTTCTCCAACATGGTTAGTTTAATAACCATTTTTGGGTTGCTAG GCAACATTACGACAGGTCTGGTTTACCTGGCTCCAGC CAAAACATTCTGGTACATCATGCAGCGTCGATCCACCGAGGAATTCGATTGTCTTCCTTACGTTGTCAAACTATTAAATGGATATATGTGGGTTTACTATGGAATTGTGAAGCCTAACAGTATACTTGTAGCCACCATTAACGGCTTCGGTGCCGTCCTTGAGCTTGTATATGTGACCATATTCCTCATCTTCGCACCTCCCAGGACGAGA GCTATAACTGCGACACTTTTCGGAGTGTTGGATGTGGTGTTCCCAATAGGAGCCGTGTTGGTTACTCAGATTTTTTGTAATAGAGAAATGCAAATCGATGTTTCAGGATTCTTGTCTCTGCTTTTCAGTGTTGCAACCTATGGTTCACCTCTTTCTATCATG AAAACAGTGGTGAGTACAAAGAGTGTGGAGTACATGCCATTCCTCCTGTCTTTCATCCTTTTCATCAATGGGTTAACCTGGACTGTTTATGCAGTGCTTACTAATGACTGGTTTATTGGA atACCAAATGGGAGTGGGTTTGTTCTTGGAACAACTCAGTTGGTGCTTTATGCAATATATTGGAAACCTAAACAATCAAAGACAACATCTGATCATGTTGATGATGGATGGCAGCATGAGAGCctcatgttaaaaaattaa